Part of the Lolium rigidum isolate FL_2022 chromosome 6, APGP_CSIRO_Lrig_0.1, whole genome shotgun sequence genome, AATGGACATGGCGAACATGTGCACAGTGGAGAAGCACGGCCGCGTCCACCTCATCACCCTCACCGGCGCCGGCGAGCACCGCCTGGGTCCGGCCCTCATCTCCGCCCTCCGCTCCGCCGTGGCCACCGTACGCGCCTCTCCCGGTGGCGGCGCCCTTGTCCTGGCCGCCGAAGGCAAGTACTTCTCCAACGGCTTCGACCAAGCCTGGGCGCGCACGGTCCCACTCCACCTCCACGCCTCCATGAGAGGAGCCTTCCGCGGCCTGTTGGCGGACCTCATCGCGCTGCCCATGCCCACCGTGGCGGCGGTCACGGGCCACGCAGCTGCCGCCGGCTGCGTGCTAGCCCTCGCCCACGACGCCGTCGTCATGCGTGCCTCCCGCGGGTTCCTCTACATGAGCGAGGTCGACGCCGGCCTCAAGATGGCCGATTTCTTCGGGGAGGTGCTCCGGCAGAAGGTGCCTGACGCGGCGGCCAGGCGGGACATGATCCTCAGAGGGGACAAGATGACGGCGGCGGAAGGGGTGCGGCGGGGCGTGGTGGACGCGGCCGTGGACGGCGGCGTCGAGGACGTGGTGGCCGCGGCCGTCGCGGCGGCCGAGGGGCTCGCTGCGAGGGGGTGGGACGGGGAGGTCGTGGCCGAGATCAGGAAGGCCATGTGGCCCGCCGTGTGGGGCAAGGTCAAGGATTACGGCGccgccgaggcggcgcggccgcggCTGTAGGATTGCTCTGCGTCTACGACGTGCTGAACTCCACTTAGGAACTGAATAATCGAGAGGAATTGCTTGCCGCAATCTGGCCAAAGAACTCCACTGTTGGCATCCTTTGTTTTCGGTGAAGTGTGGCAAATTGTAAAAACCCCATTGTTTCTCTGAAAGAGCTTCTTGCTGCTAGATCGATGTACTTCCTGATTGCTCTACGTTGTTGTAGTTCTCCTGTCAGCTTGCATACCACTATCGGCGTTTAGTTTCGCTCAACATAGTTTCTTCTGAAGAACTGCACATTTCCTTGTCATTGAGCTCATCAAACTGAATCCCCTTTGGACATGTATGGAGGTGAGTGACCCTCATTACCCGTAGAAATAGCAGTGGTTTTcatatcatattatcaaggagaaaGTTGGTTAGTAGAAAGTGACTTGATTGAATGCGAGGATCGAAAAAAATAATCACTATCAggactttttcttttctttccaacCCGGCTGGCCTCTTTTCCAACAAAGTTCACTACAAACATCAATTAAAGGGTAGAAAAGGAAAGAAAGGGATAGCGAGCTGGGGCACTAGTAGAGAACCAGCTTAGAGTGCTCCATCTCGAAACATcccctaagagcatcttcagtcgtatCCTCAAACCGTCTCctaaagtgaatttggggtgcgtcGGATAAAAAAGTTCCCAGCCACGTCCTTCAAAGACGTTTTTTGTccagcgcggcccgatacggtgtccggcgtcctgaacccgtccccgctacacaggagaCGCTCCGGAGacaccggacacaccgaaaagcgacagacgcgtcagcggcacattgaattttaacctaaccgtcgcctacctcgcgacgaaagttattggcgcgtagcaacggtgcagttcccgcagaggcgcagtgaACCGTCTCGTCACGCTAGCTCTGCgtgtcggcgttaatgagcgccaccgctcccccgcctccctccggcctataaaaagggtcgcctctcatcgtccctctcacacacaaaccctaacgcctctctccccaaccctagccgccaccatctcaagagtcgacaccatggctggtagaggcgcagGCCGAGCTCGCGactgtggtcgtggtcgtggccgcggcggagctacacgctcgccgtcgcctgcgacgccgtcgtcttcatagtcgtacatgcaggacgaggaggggcccgtgctgatcgagttcgtcgtcgtcctcatgggCGACCCACAcgccatccagaggctgccggacactttcgccgacttcgtcgccggcgacgggcgcccgggctcgctgcatctgcggagggctgcctgcggctactgccggtggatcgtcgacgtgatctacgacgcgcgcggcaagatgtacctccatatCGGCTGGGAGAGATTCGCGCACTACcaccgcctccaagccggcttcgtgctcgtgttctcctactttggcgagagggacatgagcgtcaaggtgttcgacgaggcgcgttgccgccggcactaccacggcgacagtgcCGAGGAGAACGACGACtgacgagtgttgtttcttcgcagcgaaaatatgcacggaggtttctggttgttcttcctcggaagaaccaacaggggcaccctcagcagctggattttctagtttgggtgattgggtttgctctcgagtgttctttcatggcagcgaacacacgaaaccttcgatgcccggcctagttaggtttagttactttgcaatatttatatttgtgtcaatcatggttcaaactatgtattagtttgtggaaaaccatgttccaaattatgtcttcGCGTAAACCTTGTtctcaattatgtattagtttgtggaatgtttcttctctttattgaaataaaaatgcaaaaaaacaaaaaaaaaatattttaatgtttgggggcggcctttgggcacgcggctggggagcgacatcctctaaactcggcacgaacgaaacacgtccccaaacgctcaatcgggacccgactggagatgctctaagaggcaaaaaaaaaaaaaactactactACCACCTAAACTCGGGGATACACAAGTTCAACTCCACATCTGGTATCAGATGGTTTTTGTCTGTTTCAAGTATTGCTAACGGTTAGAGCATCACTAGCAGAGCCCGTATTCATCCGAACCGAAAACGCAGAGTTCGGTCTCCTGAACGGTTCAGTTTTGATGGTTTTAGTGACGGCGCAGATTAGAAACCAAACTCGCGAACTGAAAACTGAAAGTCAAACGTCGCGGGAAAATTTGTTGCGACGATCTTGCGAACTTGAACCCATTTTTGCTCCGATCGAGCTACATTCGTCAATAATTTACATATAACTAGCCAAATTACGCCTCCGATCGAGCTACACTCGTTAATTTCATACCTAAAACTACTAGATTAGGCCCCGGATTGTTACCGGGGCAGTtcttgcggcggcggagggtttaTTTCGTGCCGGCGACACCTATGCGACGACGAGTGCGGCCACGTCGAAcgtcgccgcctccgccgagCTCCCGCAGATGAGTGGCGGCCCgcctgcgtcgtcgtcgtcgtttccATCACCGCGTGGGGGAAGCGCCGGCAGCGGAGGGCTGCACGAGTTGGCGGGAGGGCCTCCTCGGCTTCTCCTTCGCGCGCCTCCTCACGCGCTGCCCAGCGCGCGAAAGCACGCGGCCACTTCCGTGCCGGCCGCTTCCAAGCGTCGTCGGAGCGCACCCGCCTCGCGCGCTCCGCCTCCGACCATACACCCGGCGAACGCGGAGCTggcttcccgccgccgattcggccccctcccctacctaCGCGCCTTGCGCGGCCCATTGCGGACAAGGGggtggtggcggcagcggcggcagaaTTGCTCGCCAGAGAAGAgggggagcggtggcggcggaagTGGTAGCGGCGGAGGGGTGTAGGGTTtagaaaccgaactcccctccgcggccccTTTTAATATGGAGCGGCCACCGAGTTTCTCGGGCCCTCGAACTCGATTTACGGGCCAagccgcgagttcgggctccgttctAACCCAGTTTCGACCCGAACCCGTATTTCCGCTGGATTTTTTCGGTTTCCGCCAGTTTTACGGGTACtcatagagatgctcttagggacaGAACCGAGATGATTGGTGGCAAACTGCAGACCCCATCTTCATAAAATTGGAAAAGACACAACATCAGACGTGTATTGTTTCTGTAGAAGAGAAGGATTTTGCTCATCTTGATTTGGTAAATGGAAACTTAACTGTAACTCAAGCAACGTACATATAAGAAAACTtttgccttctataaagatatagcATAAATTTGgtgtactctcgaaaaaaaaaaagaataagcaaggatcatgagagaagaaGGGGTTGCATCAAGATCTTCAGAGGAAGATTCATCGAGTTGAACTGGTCGGCCAAATGGCCTGACATACATGAGGCGTCAAGGTCAAGCTTCAGGACATCGGCACGAGCTGTTGGGTTTTCCTCTGCGATGCGATTCCTTGCCTTTGATGCAGCCTCTGTTTTTCTCGTGGCGATGATGACATAGCCTCTTCTCAGGGCAAAGACTCTCGAGGTCGCCagaccaaggggcctattttggACAGGGGAAGGGTGGACCCTAATTGCTGCATTAATTCACATTCGGTGGCTACTGGTTTAGAACAAGGTCCTTGTAGAAAACAGAAATACAGCACATTCCTAAAAATTTGCACTAAGGACCCTAAATTAACAAGTACTGTACAAGAAAAGTGATCGAGTTCCTCGTCCTCTACACTAGATGCAAGACTCCGCCCACCGGCCACCTTGTCTCCACCAGACGAACCACTTGGTGACGAAAAGGTGTGAGGGCCGACGAGAATCTTCAGAGGGCCTCCCTTTAGGCACGCCGGCCAGGAGGTTGAAGATGAGATGACGCTTGAAGGCTAGCGACAGAGCTCGTAGCAGCCGCCCTTCGGCTATCAGAGTCAACAACGAAACAACACAAGGGTGTGTAAGAGCCACCGAGGATGTGCTCCAGACTGCAGCAACAAGACCACCCATCGTGAACCAAACT contains:
- the LOC124659096 gene encoding enoyl-CoA delta isomerase 2, peroxisomal-like — protein: MDMANMCTVEKHGRVHLITLTGAGEHRLGPALISALRSAVATVRASPGGGALVLAAEGKYFSNGFDQAWARTVPLHLHASMRGAFRGLLADLIALPMPTVAAVTGHAAAAGCVLALAHDAVVMRASRGFLYMSEVDAGLKMADFFGEVLRQKVPDAAARRDMILRGDKMTAAEGVRRGVVDAAVDGGVEDVVAAAVAAAEGLAARGWDGEVVAEIRKAMWPAVWGKVKDYGAAEAARPRL